A window of Deltaproteobacteria bacterium contains these coding sequences:
- a CDS encoding sigma 54-interacting transcriptional regulator produces the protein MPVALSLPRLPGHPARAELSALRAAPGSAMATKHNRDARSSPSPSGPGCVAPFDELTLGLIGRSDAIAEVRARIRLFAVWNFPVMILGPTGSGKELVARALH, from the coding sequence ATGCCAGTCGCACTGTCCCTCCCCAGGCTCCCCGGGCATCCCGCCCGAGCCGAGCTCTCCGCCCTCCGGGCGGCGCCGGGGTCGGCCATGGCCACCAAGCACAACAGGGACGCCCGGTCGTCGCCTTCCCCCTCGGGCCCCGGGTGCGTCGCCCCCTTCGACGAGCTCACCCTGGGCCTGATTGGCCGGAGCGACGCCATCGCCGAGGTGCGCGCGCGCATCCGCCTGTTCGCCGTCTGGAACTTCCCGGTGATGATCCTGGGCCCCACGGGGAGCGGCAAGGAGCTGGTGGCGCGGGCGCTGCAC